One Cyanobacteria bacterium QS_8_64_29 genomic region harbors:
- a CDS encoding photosystem I reaction center subunit PsaK, translated as MFWPFLAQTQASVPATPEWGAPVAAVMILFNLAGLALVRFAVPIPAQGQGPAPQPVAFGFSLPQILAGASIGHVLGTGAILGLANVGAL; from the coding sequence ATGTTTTGGCCGTTTCTGGCGCAAACCCAGGCCAGCGTCCCAGCCACGCCCGAGTGGGGCGCTCCGGTCGCAGCCGTGATGATTCTGTTCAACCTGGCCGGTCTTGCCTTGGTGCGCTTTGCCGTTCCCATCCCGGCCCAAGGTCAGGGCCCCGCGCCCCAACCGGTTGCATTCGGCTTCAGCCTCCCCCAGATCCTGGCTGGGGCCAGCATCGGCCACGTGCTGGGAACCGGTGCCATCTTGGGAC